One genomic segment of Brassica napus cultivar Da-Ae chromosome A3, Da-Ae, whole genome shotgun sequence includes these proteins:
- the LOC111200608 gene encoding uncharacterized protein LOC111200608, with protein MAASTSYAKTRSISLPTRLIHPKAKRVEEELKKIKALNSSSSASSRIQLGLARLVELYDFVNQQVISSPQGQQVLCLSHNAKLVEESLDESILLLDVADFARDLIGTFLERIQDLQSTIRRRGGDNSIVQSEISAYIRFQKKFKNSASRQLKSVARTQTKKKCPVIKQSKTLDQHASMVSNILRQSHTSTISIFKSLLQFLSSSSENQKKNGEVGCVDNSMIRSFYGRIIGKKTAKVIDVKTMLGRLAMLSVSLEAIMDDLSYLSRRLIQHRASLLNIVTQ; from the coding sequence ATGGCAGCATCAACTTCCTATGCAAAGACTAGGTCTATTAGTTTGCCTACAAGACTAATCCATCCAAAAGCAAAGAGAGTAGAAGAAGAGCTGAAAAAGATTAAAGCCTTGAACTCTTCCTCATCAGCTTCTTCTCGCATCCAACTTGGACTTGCCCGGCTCGTCGAGCTCTACGACTTTGTTAATCAACAAGTCATTAGTTCTCCTCAAGGCCAACAAGTCCTTTGCCTTTCTCACAACGCAAAACTTGTTGAAGAATCTCTTGATGAATCCATCTTGTTGCTCGATGTAGCTGACTTCGCAAGAGACTTGATAGGAACATTCTTGGAGCGAATCCAAGATCTTCAATCCACTATACGTAGACGTGGAGGAGATAACTCGATAGTTCAGTCAGAGATCAGCGCTTACATCAGGTTTCAGAAGAAGTTCAAGAACTCAGCGAGTAGACAACTTAAATCCGTTGCAAGAACACAAACAAAGAAGAAGTGTCCGGTGATCAAACAGTCCAAGACTCTTGATCAACATGCTTCTATGGTGTCCAACATTCTAAGGCAGTCACACACATCGACGATCTCTATTTTCAAGTCCCTCTTgcagtttctttcttcttcgagTGAGAACCAGAAGAAGAATGGTGAAGTTGGATGCGTAGATAACTCAATGATCCGTTCTTTTTATGGAAGAATCATTGGTAAGAAGACTGCAAAGGTCATTGATGTGAAAACGATGCTGGGGAGATTAGCTATGCTTAGTGTGAGCCTTGAAGCAATTATGGATGACCTAAGTTACTTGTCAAGACGACTTATTCAACATAGAGCGTCTCTTTTGAATATTGTTACTCAATAA